A genome region from Helicobacter sp. 11S03491-1 includes the following:
- the waaC gene encoding lipopolysaccharide heptosyltransferase I, whose protein sequence is MKIGILRFSALGDIIVSAVFLPYLKTLYPNCEIDWFVDERFGGILDDSPCIKKLHKIPLKKLLKSFNPFNIYRLYQDLKSHEKYDILIDMQGLVKSSVIGSLLKKDKFVGFDKNSIREKMASIFYDQGICIPYERNILERNASLLYGAFGEQAGLEVCLQDRKSVFGCTQNGKNKIDALDCFEGNKKTILFVLEASKENKTYPVQQYIELAKLMRDENVKILLLWHAYPQKAQQIFNAINTSNDVFLLPQLNLDELKALIKKVDIVIGGDTGVTHLAWAMQRASITLYGNTPMERFKLFGTKNISLSGNICANYHKNDFSISKIQPKTIDKEIRGLL, encoded by the coding sequence TTGAAAATAGGCATTCTTAGATTTTCTGCATTAGGAGATATTATTGTTAGCGCAGTTTTTTTGCCTTATTTGAAGACTTTATATCCGAATTGCGAGATTGATTGGTTTGTGGATGAGAGATTTGGAGGTATTTTAGATGATTCTCCTTGTATCAAAAAACTACATAAAATACCCTTGAAAAAATTGTTAAAATCTTTTAATCCCTTTAATATTTATCGGCTTTACCAGGATTTAAAATCTCATGAAAAATATGATATTCTTATTGATATGCAAGGTCTTGTAAAATCCAGTGTTATTGGAAGTTTGTTAAAAAAAGACAAGTTTGTAGGGTTTGATAAAAATTCTATTCGTGAAAAAATGGCTTCAATATTCTATGATCAAGGTATTTGTATCCCTTATGAAAGAAATATTTTAGAACGCAATGCAAGTTTGCTTTATGGAGCATTTGGGGAACAAGCCGGACTTGAAGTTTGTTTGCAAGATAGAAAAAGTGTTTTTGGTTGCACTCAAAATGGAAAAAACAAAATTGATGCTTTGGATTGTTTTGAAGGGAACAAAAAAACAATCTTATTTGTTTTGGAGGCTTCCAAAGAGAACAAAACCTATCCTGTACAACAATACATAGAGCTTGCAAAACTAATGCGAGATGAAAATGTAAAAATCCTTTTGCTTTGGCATGCCTACCCTCAAAAAGCACAACAAATTTTTAATGCTATCAACACATCTAATGATGTTTTTTTGTTGCCCCAATTAAATTTAGATGAGCTGAAAGCTTTAATAAAAAAAGTAGATATAGTTATTGGAGGCGATACGGGTGTAACACATTTAGCATGGGCTATGCAGAGGGCTTCTATTACTTTATACGGAAATACTCCAATGGAACGTTTTAAATTATTTGGCACTAAAAATATTTCACTTAGTGGCAATATCTGCGCTAATTATCATAAAAATGATTTTTCAATTAGTAAAATTCAACCAAAAACTATTGATAAAGAAATCAGAGGATTGTTATGA
- a CDS encoding lipid A biosynthesis lauroyl acyltransferase — MKVVAKLIEWVVNFFGFFLAKMPHKMFLASIDFVAFVMRKLDKKRFKDAMANLDFVYGEDMPKIQKYQIIKQCYRNFAFILLEGIRVIYLPKQKYKQKFEIIDEHYILDSLDADKGAVLMGGHFGYWEAMATILPERYASFHLASLGRLTDYEAINQLIINRREACGVKLIDKKGAFKHLLKMYTKGNAMAGILVDQNIGSNEGIWIKFFGKEATHTTITSILSRRFEVNIVPVFIDFNKDYSKFQIRFYPPIRTKITQNSQADIYEATQAQADLTQEVIRKNPSSWFWFHKRWKAKYSDIYQH, encoded by the coding sequence ATGAAAGTTGTTGCTAAGCTTATTGAATGGGTTGTTAATTTTTTTGGATTTTTTTTAGCCAAAATGCCCCACAAAATGTTTTTAGCCTCGATTGATTTTGTCGCATTTGTGATGAGAAAATTAGATAAAAAACGCTTCAAAGATGCGATGGCAAACTTAGATTTTGTCTATGGTGAGGATATGCCCAAAATTCAAAAATATCAGATTATCAAGCAGTGTTACAGGAATTTTGCATTTATTCTTCTTGAAGGGATTCGTGTGATTTATTTACCAAAGCAAAAATACAAACAAAAATTTGAAATTATTGATGAGCACTATATTCTTGATTCTTTAGATGCAGATAAGGGGGCAGTGCTGATGGGAGGGCATTTTGGATATTGGGAAGCGATGGCAACTATATTGCCCGAAAGATATGCTTCATTCCATTTGGCATCTTTGGGGAGATTGACAGATTATGAGGCTATCAATCAATTGATTATTAATCGTAGAGAGGCTTGTGGTGTAAAATTGATTGATAAAAAAGGTGCTTTTAAACATTTACTCAAAATGTATACCAAGGGAAATGCAATGGCCGGAATATTGGTAGATCAAAATATTGGATCAAATGAAGGGATATGGATAAAATTTTTTGGTAAAGAAGCTACCCATACTACGATTACTTCTATTCTCTCAAGAAGGTTTGAAGTCAATATTGTCCCTGTTTTCATTGATTTCAATAAAGATTATTCAAAATTTCAAATTCGATTTTATCCTCCAATCCGCACCAAAATAACACAAAATTCTCAAGCAGATATTTATGAGGCTACACAAGCTCAAGCAGATTTAACCCAAGAAGTTATTAGAAAGAATCCTTCAAGTTGGTTTTGGTTTCATAAAAGGTGGAAGGCAAAATATAGCGATATTTATCAGCATTGA